One Holophagales bacterium genomic window, CCGGCGGGCTCCTCACTTCCGGCGCCGTGATCCACTCCGCGTCGAGGACGTGGAGGCGCGGGTCGACGGGACGCCAGCTCTTCCCGTCGTGCTTCCAGACGCCGTAGTGGAGCTGGGACGTCGGCGAGAAGCGGTTCGGACCGATGGCGCCCAGCACTTCTCCGCGCCGCACGGTCTGGCCGCGTTTCACCCGGACGCTCCCGAGGTAGCCGAAGAGCGTCCGGGTCCGCTCGTCGTGCGCGAGGACGACGACGGTGCCGAACGTCCTCCACGCGGCGCCCGCGCTCCCCGGCACGCGCCCGGTGAAGACGACGCGCCCGCCGGCCGGGGCGAAGACGGGCGTACCGGCGAACGCCGCGAGCGCGAGGCCGGCGTGGAACTCGGGGCGGTGGGTCAGGGGCGAGATGCGCGGGCCGAAAGCGGAGAGCGGAACGGCGGACGAGGGTTCGACCGGCGAGCGCGAGGGAATGCGTGCCGGATCGGACGTCTCCGCCGAGGCGATCCTCCTCCGGAACGTCTCCATCGCGCGGAGCCTCCGGCCCAGCCGGTGCACCTCCACCTCGAGATCGGTCGCCGTGGCGCCCTCGCTCGGGCGCTCCTGCTCCGGAAACGTCCCGGGCAGAGGCAGGGAGAGGACGGCGGCCACGCGGGCCAGGAAGAGCTCGTCGGCCGCGACCCTCTTCTCGAGCCGCTCGAAGCGGAGCCGGACGGAATCGAGCGCGAGGAGCCCCCGCTGCGCCCTCACGTGCAGCGCGAGCCGCTCGGCCGACCGGACGACGTACGTGACGAGGTCGGGCGCACCGAAGAGACCGATCGCGACCAGCGTCCCCGCGAGGACGAGGAGGGCCGCGGCGACGCGTCCGCCCCGTTCGTCGAGCTTCCAGGCGCGGGGCCTGCGCCTCGGATCGCGCGAGTGGAAGCGGATCTCCGTCACGGGCCGACGACGGGAAGGCCGGTTTCGATTCCGAGCCGCCGTCCGTCCGTGCGCGAGAGCGGCAGGAACGTCCGCTCGGGGACGAGTCGGAGGACGCCGGGGCCCTCGACCGCGAGCCGGAGCGCCTTCCAGCCGCCGTGCGGCAGCTCCACGGCGCCACGCATCGCGTCGTTCCAGTAGACGGTCACCGTCACGCTCTCGGAGTCGGGGCGGGCGTTCTTCACGGGAAGGTCGAGAAACGACCGCCGGCCGCCGGGAGCATCGATCCGGAAGGCCGCCGCCTCGGCCGTCCACCGAAACGGCCGGCCGTCCGGCTCACGCTCCACCGCCCAGAGGCCGGCAGTCGGCCCGTGCGCGAACGCGGAGGCGGTGCCCCACGTCTCGACGCACCTCGCGAGCGCTCCGCCCACGAGGAGAACGGAGGCGCCCGCGACGAGGACGGGCAGGACGTGTCCGAGAACGCGGACGGAGCGTCCTTCCGGCGGCGCGGGCAGGCGCGCGGTGAGGAGTCCGACGAGCGCGCCGATCTCGGCGTAGACGAGGTGGGACCCGAACAGGAAGATCACGAGCATCCCGACGATGGCGGCCGCCGCCCCGGCCGCGCGAAGCGATTCCTCCGTCCTCTCCGCACCGAACGAGAGCGCCCCGCCGAGCGCCGAAGCGAGCCCGGCGAGAAGAAGGGCGAAGACGGCCGCTCCGGCGAGACCCGTCTCCGCGAGGACGCCGAGGTAGAGCGACGGAGGGTGGTCGGTGAACGCCACCGTCTTGCCGAGGAGATCGAAGGCGGCGTCGGGAAATTCGGTGCGGAAGGAACCGAGGCCGCGGCCCGTGACCGGATGCTCTCTGGCGAGGGCGAGGGCCCCTTCGTAGAGAAGGAGCCTCTCGGGTTCGGCAAGGGAGGGCGCTTCCTGTCGTCCGAACGACTCCGAGAGCCTGGCGAGGAGGGCGCTCCGGCTCCCCTTTCCCGTCGGCCACGCGAGGGCGGCCCCGAACGCGAGGGCGACGAGGATCGAGAGCGTCCCCGCCGACAGGGCCACCCTGCGGCGCACGCCCGGCCTCTGCCCCGCGAGCGCCCGCGTGACGGCCCAGAGGACGAGGACGAGGGCCGACACGAGGGCCCCGATGAAACCGCCCCTCGAGCCCGCGTCGGCGAGAAGGACGAGGAGTCCTGCGACCCCGGCGCCCGCCACGAGCCTGAGGCCCCACGGGCCCGACGCCGCCCGCGCCAGGCACGGCGCGAGCAGGAGCGCGGCCGCGACGCCGGCCGCCGACGGGTCGGTGAACGTCGACTGCGCGCGCCCCCACTCCTCCCAGTGCGGGGCCCTCAGGTGCGGGACGAGGCCGAGCTTCTGGAGGATCGCGGCCCCTCCCGCGACGACCGCGACGGTGACGAGGGTGGCGTCGAGGAGGCGCGCCCCGCGGACCTCCCTCCCCGCGCGGACGGCGAGCGCGTGGAAGCCCGCGGTCAGGAAGAGGGCCGCCAGGACCGCGACCGTCCCCGCCAGGGCCTGCTCCGCGTCGAGGCCGAGGCGATTGACGACCCGGGGAGGGGGAACGTCGCGCAGCAGGAGGTAGGCCGTCCGGGCGCCGACCCAGGCCGAAAGGGCCGACAGGGCGGAGGTGGCCGCGACGGCCCGCCAGAGCGGCGTCAGGCCGTGGGCGGGCCGCGGGCGCTCGAGGTCGTAGATCGCACGCAGAGCCGCGCCCGCGAGGTACGCCGCGAGCGGCACCGGCGCGACGACGGCGGGGTTCCCGAGGCCGAAGGCGAGGGACGACACGCCGGAGACGGCCAGGACGAGACCCGCCAGGGGCAGCGACCGCAAGGGCGCCACAACGGCCGCCGCAAAGACGAGTCCGGCCGCTGCCCAGACGACGGTGCGCAGGAGGGTGTGAGCCGGCAGGAGGATGACGGAGCAGCCGACGGAAAGTGCGATCCAGCCGGCGAAGGCGGCGACTCCGGCGAGGGGATGTGGGCGGTTCACGGCGCCGCCCGTTCGACCGGCGCAAGCGGGGGTCGGGCGAGTTGCAGGGCCAGGACCCGCCGGTCCCCGCCCTTCTCCCGGCCCGGGCAGAAGCTCCGGCTCGCATCGAGCCCGAGGAGCCCGCGAGCACCGCTGCCGTCCACGTTCTTGCCCGGCCGGAAGGGTCCGCGCTTCACCACGACATCGTGCCACGACCGATCCGCCAGCGAGACCTTCAGAGCGGGGCCGCCGTCCAGCTGCACGGACACGAGGACGGGGTGCCGTCCGAGGTCCGCGAGCATCCCTCGGATACGGACGCGAACGGCCTCTCCCCCGGGGACGGCGACCGGGACCAGGGCCCTCGGACCAACCCAGAAGTAGCGCTCCTCGCCTCCGCGCGCGCCCCATTCGGCGTACCCGAACCGCCCTCTCTGGGCGCCAGGGGCGAGCAGCAGCAGAAGGCTCCCCCACAGGAGCAGGACCGTCCAGGGCAGGTACCGGCGGGCGGCCCCCGCGAAGCCCGCTGGACCGGGGAGCGGCCGGCCCGCCGGGAGCAGGGCTGCCGCTCCCCAGAACAGGAACTGCAGCTCGGGGAGCAGCCACGGGTGGGATACGAAACCCGTCAGCGAGAAGGCGAGCAGGCCGGGAGCCAGGGCGGCCTCGGGCGACGAGAAGGCGGCTCCTGCCGCGAGCAGACGGCCGGCGACGAGGACCAGGGGGACGAACGGCAACAGGACGAGGAGCCCTCCGGGAAGGCCGTTCTCGGCCAGCGCCTGGAGGAAATAGTTGTGGAGGTTCTCGACCCGGACCGGGAAGGACGGGTCACGGAACTCCTCGAACCGGGCCGGAGCCCGTCCGGGACCGACACCGGCGAACGGGTGGGACGCGATCATGCGGGCCCCCGCGCGCCAGAAACCGACGCGCCCCGCCTGGACGGCGTCGAGGGATGCACCGGGATCGACGAGGGTCGACGCGCGCCTGCGCAGGAGCTGTCCGACGTCTCCCGGCCACGCCGCGATCGCAGCGACCGAGACCACAAACGCGAGGCCCGCGCCGAGGACCAGCCTCCGCGCCTCACTGCCGTCGTCCCTCCGGCGGGACCAGAGCGCTCCGGCGAGTGCCGCTCCCGCCGCCGCAAGCGTCGCGAGCCAGGCGCCCCGCGATCCGGAGAGGATGAGGCCCGCGAGCAACAGGGTGATGCCGGCTCCGAGGACCAGGCGGGCCGCCCCGTGCGCCTTCCGCGCCAGGGCGAACGCGGGAAAGAGCCCGAGGGCCATTGCCGCCCCGGTCGCGTTGTAATCGGGCAGGGTCGCGGGGACCCGCAGCCCGAACGAGTGCGCCTCGTAGTGGGCCGGGCCCCAGAGCTTGAGCCCCGTAGAGGCCTCAAGGACCGCGTAGGCGCCCACGAGGGCCAGCCCTCCGACGATGCAGGTCACGAGCGTCCGGCTTCCCCGCTGGGCCGAGGCCCGGCGAAACAGGACGAATCCGAGCAGCCCGGCGGCGTGGACGAGAGCCGCTCGCAGCGGCACCGCTGCGTGGTCGACCCCCGGGGAAAAGAAAGACCGCGCCAGCTCCTCCACGGCGGCCGGCGTCTCCGCGAGAGCCAGGGCCGACAGAGTCGCCGCCGCGGCTCCCGTTGCCATCGCGGCTGCCGAGATGGCCAGAGCGCCCTTCATGGGGGACGGGAGGGTCTCCTCGTGCCGCAGGAGCGCCGCGCCCGCCACCAGGAGGAGGAGCAGCTCGGCCGGCGCGACCCACGGCCCTGCGAGGAGGTTCCCGGTGATCGGCAGGAGCGCCACGACGACCGCCGCGAAGAGAGTGGCGAGGTTCGGGCGCGCGAGGGCGGCCAGGAGGAAGAGGCCGGAGGCGAAAAGGAGCGGTCCCGCGGTCCGCTGCCAGGGGGCGCCGATCGCCACGAAGGCGAGCGCCGCCAGCGCCGCCCCGAGCGCCCAGCGGGCCGGACGGGCGCCCGGCGCGAAGAAGCGCCCGAGGCGCTCGCCCACTACCGCTCCGCCTCCTGCAGCGCCGAAACCGCGATCGGGCCTCCGGACCGGGCTCGGATCGCCTCGAGGGCCGCCGAGGCGGCGGTCAGCGTCGTCAGGCACGGGATGTCTCGCTCCAGGGCGTCCCTGCGGATCGCCACCTCGTCGAAGAAGGAGTCCTTCCCGAGGGGAGTGTTCACGACGAGCTGGATCTCCCCGTTGATCATCCGGTCGACGACGTTCGGGCGCCCCTCGTTCACCTTGAGGACCGGCATCGCGTCGAGTCCGGCGGAGCTCAGGAAGGCGGCCGTGCCCGAGGTCGCGTAGATGCGGAAGCCGAGGGAGGCGAGCTCGCGGGCGATCGGGAGGAGGGCCTCCTTGTCGCCGTCGTGGACCGAGCAGAAGACCGTGCCCGACTCCGGCAGGCGGATCCCCGCGCCGGCGGTCGCCTTCAGGAACGCCAGCCCGAAGCTCCGGTCCCGCCCCATCGCCTCGCCCGTCGAGCGCATCTCGGGACCCAGGATCGTGTCGACCCCCTCGAAGCGCCGGAACGGAAAGACGGGCGCCTTGATGGAGACGCCGAGAACGGGCGGCTCCTTCGTCAGCCCCACCTCCTCGAGCGTCTCGCCGAGGCAGAGACGCGCCGCGATCCGCGCGAGCGGGACACCCGTCGCCTTCGCGACGAACGGAACGGTGCGGGACGCGCGAGGGTTCACCTCGAGGACGTAGAGCTTCCCCTCGCGGATCGCGAACTGGACGTTCATCAGCCCGACGACGCCGAGCGCCTCGCCCAGCTTCCGCGTCGCCGCGCGGATCTCCCCGAGCGCCTCGCGCGGCACGCGCCGGTAGGGAGGCATGACGGCGTACGAGTCGCCCGAGTGGATGCCGGCCTCCTCGATGTGCTGCATGACCCCGGCGATGACGACACCCTTACCGTCGCCGACGGCGTCGACGTCGAGCTCGAAGGCGTCTTCGAGAAAGCGGTCGAGGAGGACGGGCCGACCGGGGAACGCCTCGAGCGCCTCCGCCAGGACACCGCGCAGCGCCGCCTCGTCGTAGACGATCCGCATCGCGCGGCCACCGAGGACGTAGCTGGGCCGGACGAGGAGCGGGAAGCCGAGCTTCACCCCCTCGACCATCCCTTCGCCGACGTCGCGGGCCGTCGCCCACGGCGGCGCGGCGAGGCCGGTCTCGGCGAGGAGCTCGCCGAAGCGCTCGCGGTCCTCGGCCCGGTCGATGGCGTCGGGAGACGTGCCGAGAATCCGCACGCCCGCCTCCTGGAGCGGGTGCGCGAGCTTGAGCGGCGTCTGCCCTCCGAACTGGACGAGGACCCCGTAGGGCTTCTCCTTGTCGATCACCGCCATCACGTCCTCGAGCGTCAGCGGCTCGAAATACAGGCGGTCGGACGTGTCGTAGTCGGTCGAGACGGTCTCGGGGTTGCAGTTCACCATGACCGACTCGCAGCCGGCCTCCGAGATCGCCCGGGCCGCGTGGACGCAGCAGTAGTCGAACTCGAGCCCCTGTCCGATCCGGTTCGGCCCCGAGCCGAGGACGATGACCTTCTTCCGGTCCGTCGGCGCCGCCTCGCACTCGCTCTCGTAGCAGGAGTAGAGGTACGGGGTCGATGATTCGAACTCCGCGGCGCAGGTGTCGACGCGCGAGAAGACGGGGGCGACGCTGGCGGCGAGTCGGTGCGCGCGCGCCTCGCGGACCGACGTCCCGGTCAGACGGCCGAGGTCCTCGTCGGAGAGGCCCATACGCTTGGCCCGGCGAAGGAGGGCCGGCGAAGGCAGCGTACCGGCGTCCCCGGCCCTGGCTTCGTCCGTGATCCGCGCCTCGAGGGCGACGACTTCCCCGAATCGATCGAGGAACCAGGGGTCGATGCCCGTCACCTCGTTCACGGACTCGACCGTGGCCCCCGCTCGCAGGGCGTCGAGGACGGCGTAGATCCGGTCGGGGCGCGGCACGCGCAGCGTCTCGGCTCGCGGCATCGCCGCGGGACCTGGCGCGGTCCAGCCGCCGCGCCCCGTCTCGAGGGACCGCAGCGCCTTGCCGAACGCCTCGGCGAAGGTCCGCCCGAGCGCCATGACCTCCCCCACCGACTTCATCTGGACGCCGAGGACGTCGGAAGCACCGGGGAACTTCTCGAAC contains:
- a CDS encoding M23 family metallopeptidase; translated protein: MTEIRFHSRDPRRRPRAWKLDERGGRVAAALLVLAGTLVAIGLFGAPDLVTYVVRSAERLALHVRAQRGLLALDSVRLRFERLEKRVAADELFLARVAAVLSLPLPGTFPEQERPSEGATATDLEVEVHRLGRRLRAMETFRRRIASAETSDPARIPSRSPVEPSSAVPLSAFGPRISPLTHRPEFHAGLALAAFAGTPVFAPAGGRVVFTGRVPGSAGAAWRTFGTVVVLAHDERTRTLFGYLGSVRVKRGQTVRRGEVLGAIGPNRFSPTSQLHYGVWKHDGKSWRPVDPRLHVLDAEWITAPEVRSPPEPPRDAELPAAFR
- a CDS encoding O-antigen ligase family protein, whose protein sequence is MNRPHPLAGVAAFAGWIALSVGCSVILLPAHTLLRTVVWAAAGLVFAAAVVAPLRSLPLAGLVLAVSGVSSLAFGLGNPAVVAPVPLAAYLAGAALRAIYDLERPRPAHGLTPLWRAVAATSALSALSAWVGARTAYLLLRDVPPPRVVNRLGLDAEQALAGTVAVLAALFLTAGFHALAVRAGREVRGARLLDATLVTVAVVAGGAAILQKLGLVPHLRAPHWEEWGRAQSTFTDPSAAGVAAALLLAPCLARAASGPWGLRLVAGAGVAGLLVLLADAGSRGGFIGALVSALVLVLWAVTRALAGQRPGVRRRVALSAGTLSILVALAFGAALAWPTGKGSRSALLARLSESFGRQEAPSLAEPERLLLYEGALALAREHPVTGRGLGSFRTEFPDAAFDLLGKTVAFTDHPPSLYLGVLAETGLAGAAVFALLLAGLASALGGALSFGAERTEESLRAAGAAAAIVGMLVIFLFGSHLVYAEIGALVGLLTARLPAPPEGRSVRVLGHVLPVLVAGASVLLVGGALARCVETWGTASAFAHGPTAGLWAVEREPDGRPFRWTAEAAAFRIDAPGGRRSFLDLPVKNARPDSESVTVTVYWNDAMRGAVELPHGGWKALRLAVEGPGVLRLVPERTFLPLSRTDGRRLGIETGLPVVGP
- a CDS encoding O-antigen ligase family protein, producing MGERLGRFFAPGARPARWALGAALAALAFVAIGAPWQRTAGPLLFASGLFLLAALARPNLATLFAAVVVALLPITGNLLAGPWVAPAELLLLLVAGAALLRHEETLPSPMKGALAISAAAMATGAAAATLSALALAETPAAVEELARSFFSPGVDHAAVPLRAALVHAAGLLGFVLFRRASAQRGSRTLVTCIVGGLALVGAYAVLEASTGLKLWGPAHYEAHSFGLRVPATLPDYNATGAAMALGLFPAFALARKAHGAARLVLGAGITLLLAGLILSGSRGAWLATLAAAGAALAGALWSRRRDDGSEARRLVLGAGLAFVVSVAAIAAWPGDVGQLLRRRASTLVDPGASLDAVQAGRVGFWRAGARMIASHPFAGVGPGRAPARFEEFRDPSFPVRVENLHNYFLQALAENGLPGGLLVLLPFVPLVLVAGRLLAAGAAFSSPEAALAPGLLAFSLTGFVSHPWLLPELQFLFWGAAALLPAGRPLPGPAGFAGAARRYLPWTVLLLWGSLLLLLAPGAQRGRFGYAEWGARGGEERYFWVGPRALVPVAVPGGEAVRVRIRGMLADLGRHPVLVSVQLDGGPALKVSLADRSWHDVVVKRGPFRPGKNVDGSGARGLLGLDASRSFCPGREKGGDRRVLALQLARPPLAPVERAAP
- the carB gene encoding carbamoyl-phosphate synthase large subunit, with protein sequence MPKRADLKSILVLGSGPIIIGQACEFDYSGTQACRVLRQEGYRVVLVNSNPATIMTDPEFADATYIEPLDVATVERVIAKERPEALLPTVGGQTALNLAVALDKNGVLARYGVELLGASAHSVELGEDRLLFKEAMQKAGVDVLRSGMARTVDEAREIAHPFGFPVIVRPSYTLGGTGGGIAYNADDFEAIVKRGLLLSPVHEVLVEESVLGWKEFELELMRDASDTCVVVCSIENVDPMGVHTGDSITVAPQMTLTDVEYQAMRDDAKTVIRTVGVATGGSNIQFAVNPKTGRRIVIEMNPRVSRSSALASKATGFPIAKIAALLAVGYRLDELTNDITKKTPACFEPSLDYVVVKIPRFAFEKFPGASDVLGVQMKSVGEVMALGRTFAEAFGKALRSLETGRGGWTAPGPAAMPRAETLRVPRPDRIYAVLDALRAGATVESVNEVTGIDPWFLDRFGEVVALEARITDEARAGDAGTLPSPALLRRAKRMGLSDEDLGRLTGTSVREARAHRLAASVAPVFSRVDTCAAEFESSTPYLYSCYESECEAAPTDRKKVIVLGSGPNRIGQGLEFDYCCVHAARAISEAGCESVMVNCNPETVSTDYDTSDRLYFEPLTLEDVMAVIDKEKPYGVLVQFGGQTPLKLAHPLQEAGVRILGTSPDAIDRAEDRERFGELLAETGLAAPPWATARDVGEGMVEGVKLGFPLLVRPSYVLGGRAMRIVYDEAALRGVLAEALEAFPGRPVLLDRFLEDAFELDVDAVGDGKGVVIAGVMQHIEEAGIHSGDSYAVMPPYRRVPREALGEIRAATRKLGEALGVVGLMNVQFAIREGKLYVLEVNPRASRTVPFVAKATGVPLARIAARLCLGETLEEVGLTKEPPVLGVSIKAPVFPFRRFEGVDTILGPEMRSTGEAMGRDRSFGLAFLKATAGAGIRLPESGTVFCSVHDGDKEALLPIARELASLGFRIYATSGTAAFLSSAGLDAMPVLKVNEGRPNVVDRMINGEIQLVVNTPLGKDSFFDEVAIRRDALERDIPCLTTLTAASAALEAIRARSGGPIAVSALQEAER